The Clostridium sp. AWRP genome has a window encoding:
- the argB gene encoding acetylglutamate kinase — protein MNYNEVAKILAESLPYIQKYRGKTIVVKYGGNAMIDEELKKYVINDLVLMKCVGINLVVVHGGGPFISSYLKKLNKESVFIDGLRYTDDETMDIVQMVLSGKINKDLVKLIQSYGGKAIGLCGLDGAMIRAKKLSEKVDLGRVGEITEINTEVIKNSIDSGYIPVISSVALANDNEGVYNINADTCSYKIASALKAQNLILLTDVPGVMADIKDPSTLISELKLKDISKLYENNIIKGGMLPKINCCVEAIKSGVKSAHIIDGRVPHCLLVELFSKQGIGTMIY, from the coding sequence TTGAATTATAATGAAGTGGCTAAAATTTTAGCAGAATCACTGCCATATATTCAAAAATATAGAGGAAAAACAATAGTTGTCAAATATGGCGGTAATGCAATGATAGATGAGGAACTCAAAAAATATGTTATAAATGATTTAGTACTTATGAAATGTGTTGGAATAAATTTAGTGGTTGTCCATGGAGGAGGTCCTTTTATTTCATCTTATTTAAAAAAATTAAATAAGGAAAGTGTATTTATAGACGGACTTAGATATACTGACGATGAAACTATGGATATAGTACAGATGGTTTTAAGTGGAAAAATAAATAAAGACCTTGTTAAATTAATTCAAAGCTATGGTGGAAAAGCTATAGGACTTTGTGGACTAGATGGGGCCATGATAAGAGCTAAAAAGCTTTCCGAAAAAGTAGATTTAGGAAGAGTTGGAGAAATAACTGAAATAAATACTGAAGTAATAAAAAACTCTATAGACAGTGGATATATTCCCGTAATAAGTAGTGTGGCGCTTGCAAATGATAATGAAGGTGTTTATAACATAAATGCAGATACCTGCAGCTATAAAATAGCTTCTGCACTAAAAGCGCAAAATCTAATATTGCTTACGGATGTACCAGGAGTAATGGCAGATATAAAGGACCCTTCTACACTTATTTCAGAACTTAAATTAAAAGACATTTCAAAATTATATGAAAATAATATTATAAAAGGTGGAATGCTTCCTAAGATAAACTGCTGTGTTGAAGCTATAAAATCAGGGGTTAAAAGTGCACATATTATTGATGGTAGAGTACCTCACTGCCTTTTAGTAGAATTATTTTCTAAGCAAGGTATAGGAACTATGATTTATTAA
- a CDS encoding urocanate hydratase, with protein sequence MIKNIDVSEAMTVKLDNELPEMPKFVEGIRRAPDRGFNLTQSQTEIALKNALRYIPPEYHKQLIPEFLEELTTRGRIYGYRFRPEGRIHGKPIDEYKGKCTEGKAFQVMIDNNLDFEVALYPYELVTYGETGSVCQNWMQYRLIKKYLEIMTQDQTLVVESGHPLGLFKSKPEAPRVIITNAMMVGMFDNPKDWEIAEEMGVANYGQMTAGGWMYIGPQGIVHGTFNTLLNAGRMKLGIPNDGDLRGHLFITSGLGGMSGAQPKAIEIANGVGIIAEVDQSRIDTRLNQGWVKECSSDLDRIFKVAKEYMEKKEPMSIAYHGNIVDLLEYVVKNNIKVELLSDQTSCHAVYEGGYCPQGISFEERTRLLAEDREKFDKLVDKSLRRHFELIKALVDKGTYFFDYGNSFMKAVYDAGVKEISKNGIDEKDGFIFPSYVEDIMGPQLFDYGYGPFRWVCLSGKSEDLIKTDKAAMECIDPNRRYQDRDNYNWIRDAEKNELVVGTQARILYQDATGRIKIALKFNEMVRKGEIGPVMMGRDHHDVSGTDSPFRETSNIKDGSNVMADMAVQCYAGNAARGMSLVALHNGGGVGVGKSINGGFGLVLDGSYKADEIIKSALSWDVMSGVSRRSWARNEHAIETVVEFNKNNKGTDHVTLPYLANEEDVKEAVSKYFRK encoded by the coding sequence ATGATCAAAAATATTGATGTTAGTGAAGCTATGACTGTAAAACTAGATAATGAATTACCTGAAATGCCAAAATTCGTGGAGGGCATCAGGAGGGCACCGGACAGGGGATTCAATTTGACACAATCCCAGACGGAAATTGCTTTGAAAAATGCACTTAGGTATATCCCACCAGAATATCATAAACAATTAATACCAGAATTTCTAGAAGAACTTACTACAAGGGGAAGAATTTATGGCTATAGATTCAGGCCTGAAGGAAGAATACATGGAAAACCTATAGACGAGTATAAGGGAAAGTGTACAGAGGGGAAAGCTTTTCAGGTAATGATAGATAATAATCTTGATTTTGAGGTAGCTTTATATCCTTATGAATTAGTTACTTACGGAGAAACAGGAAGCGTATGCCAGAACTGGATGCAGTACAGGCTTATAAAAAAATATTTGGAGATTATGACACAGGACCAAACTTTGGTAGTTGAATCAGGACATCCCCTTGGATTATTTAAGTCAAAACCGGAAGCACCTAGGGTAATAATAACAAATGCCATGATGGTTGGAATGTTTGACAATCCAAAGGATTGGGAAATAGCAGAAGAAATGGGAGTAGCAAACTATGGACAGATGACAGCAGGAGGATGGATGTATATAGGACCTCAGGGAATAGTTCATGGAACGTTTAATACATTGTTAAATGCAGGAAGAATGAAGCTTGGTATTCCAAATGATGGAGACTTGAGAGGCCATCTATTTATAACTTCAGGTCTTGGAGGAATGAGTGGAGCCCAGCCAAAAGCTATAGAAATAGCAAATGGGGTAGGTATAATAGCAGAAGTAGACCAGTCAAGAATTGACACAAGACTTAACCAGGGATGGGTGAAGGAATGCTCCTCTGATCTTGATAGGATATTTAAGGTTGCAAAGGAGTACATGGAGAAAAAAGAACCTATGTCCATTGCATACCATGGAAACATAGTGGACTTGCTGGAATATGTAGTTAAAAATAATATAAAAGTAGAATTACTGTCAGACCAGACATCCTGTCATGCTGTATATGAAGGAGGATACTGTCCTCAGGGAATTAGCTTTGAAGAAAGGACAAGACTTCTTGCAGAAGACAGGGAAAAATTTGATAAATTAGTAGACAAGAGTTTGAGAAGACATTTTGAATTGATAAAAGCCCTTGTAGATAAGGGAACATATTTCTTTGACTATGGAAATTCCTTTATGAAAGCAGTATATGATGCAGGAGTTAAAGAAATATCCAAAAACGGAATAGATGAAAAGGATGGATTCATATTCCCTTCCTATGTAGAGGATATAATGGGACCACAACTTTTTGATTATGGATATGGACCATTTAGATGGGTATGTTTAAGTGGAAAGAGTGAAGATTTAATAAAAACAGATAAAGCTGCCATGGAATGTATAGATCCAAACAGAAGGTACCAGGATAGAGATAACTATAACTGGATAAGGGATGCAGAAAAGAATGAGCTGGTAGTTGGAACCCAGGCAAGGATACTATACCAGGATGCAACTGGAAGAATAAAGATTGCACTTAAGTTTAATGAAATGGTAAGAAAGGGTGAAATTGGACCTGTAATGATGGGAAGAGACCACCATGATGTAAGTGGAACAGACTCTCCATTTAGAGAGACTTCAAATATTAAAGATGGAAGTAATGTAATGGCAGATATGGCTGTCCAGTGTTATGCAGGAAATGCAGCAAGGGGAATGAGCCTGGTTGCACTGCACAATGGAGGCGGAGTTGGAGTAGGAAAGTCTATAAATGGAGGTTTTGGACTTGTACTTGATGGAAGCTATAAAGCAGATGAGATAATAAAATCAGCATTAAGCTGGGATGTAATGAGTGGAGTTTCAAGACGTTCCTGGGCAAGGAACGAGCATGCCATTGAAACAGTAGTAGAATTTAATAAAAACAATAAGGGAACAGACCATGTAACCCTTCCATATTTAGCAAATGAAGAAGATGTAAAAGAAGCAGTAAGCAAGTATTTTCGAAAGTAA
- a CDS encoding BTAD domain-containing putative transcriptional regulator, which yields MNIIYVKMLGNFNVTLNNNKILFPYSKVQALFCYLIINKECTREKLAGLLWPEEEENIAKKNLRNAIYKIKKAFNLEILISPRKSTVMINPDIQIKTDVDDFLNNKYQLDLYKGHFLTGFYVKNAENFQTWVLEAREHFQQIYINKLKKSISIEKENKNYSKVETYCKALIKMDEFDEEPYIELMKSLKNSHKYNKAIEVYHKLSEILNRELNVEPQTSTKKLFNEILNEMSLTNCNLKSKEFFFGRYKQLKYLEDVYLKFKDDIGGKSILILGEAGIGKTKLKEKFLESISKDNIFILETSCYQFEKEYILKPWNNIILKLSKIIKMNNINIPLSCENIIASFFPEFSKNYSDNLKLIEGNNLKYEIIGNALGDILKIISSYKKILLVFEDIQWLDSMSLSLLNSILLSESKNIILISTCRNEYNEELDKFITSMNRYNKLNTLKLERLNHIETEDFIKKALPNYNLSKKMTNKIYSETEGNLFFLTEYMNIIKSNGNINLMSSKMQDILRSRYLDVSEDGRKILNICSMFFDEVPLDILASIIGKDELEIIDVVEELENKFILKEILNDNNISLKFTHQKFREFIYSNQSMARKKILHNKIGELLEKNIINDKNDLNTYYKLIYHFSNSNNHVKELKYSMKNLNIYLSFSHELFPVLHYGENKYSNLYFNDEKTLKSLEKVEKLLAKVENQSRSKETVDLEITFLLMKGRYLIKIGEYENGTSIIKNMIDKALNIDALSYAIEGYKQMIYYCIQTYNVENMIMYINLALSIAKEQNYEDEKAILLKLKALYNNMCGNYKEAEKLLNEAIHIFTRDAITSDKYVLNIAACYNYIGEIRRHSLEFSKAICYYDKAIKICDGKGVMSSTAIFNINAGETAFDMGNYAAANEYFKRSLNIYNHFDLVWGRSIAEAFMALLKINEKNYIKALSYLKDAHTHSEMLKSPHEIGLVYRVKAEISTQLRENKELNTIFKEYLPENTKKYCNIGIDYLKKSLDNYEIDVLIKLKDKI from the coding sequence TTGAACATTATATATGTAAAAATGTTAGGAAATTTTAATGTAACTCTAAATAATAATAAAATTTTGTTTCCATATAGCAAAGTGCAAGCACTCTTTTGTTATTTAATTATTAATAAAGAATGTACAAGGGAAAAATTAGCTGGTCTTTTATGGCCAGAAGAAGAAGAAAATATAGCAAAAAAAAATTTAAGAAATGCTATTTATAAAATTAAAAAAGCTTTTAACTTAGAAATATTAATATCCCCAAGAAAATCAACAGTTATGATAAATCCTGATATACAAATAAAAACAGATGTAGATGACTTTTTGAATAATAAATATCAATTGGACTTATATAAGGGACATTTTTTAACTGGATTTTATGTAAAAAACGCAGAAAATTTTCAAACTTGGGTGCTAGAAGCTAGAGAACATTTCCAGCAAATATACATAAATAAATTAAAAAAAAGTATCTCTATTGAAAAAGAAAATAAAAACTATAGTAAAGTGGAAACCTATTGTAAAGCATTGATAAAAATGGATGAATTTGATGAAGAGCCCTACATAGAATTGATGAAAAGTTTAAAAAACAGCCACAAATACAATAAAGCCATTGAAGTATATCATAAACTTTCAGAAATTTTAAATAGAGAATTAAATGTAGAACCTCAGACAAGTACAAAAAAACTATTTAATGAGATATTAAACGAAATGAGTCTTACAAATTGTAATTTAAAATCAAAAGAATTCTTTTTTGGTAGATATAAACAGTTAAAATATTTAGAAGATGTTTACTTAAAATTTAAAGATGATATAGGTGGAAAATCTATTTTAATACTAGGTGAAGCTGGTATTGGCAAAACAAAACTTAAAGAAAAGTTCTTAGAAAGTATTTCTAAAGATAACATATTTATTTTAGAAACATCTTGTTATCAATTTGAAAAAGAATATATATTAAAACCTTGGAATAATATCATACTAAAATTATCAAAAATAATAAAAATGAATAATATAAATATACCTCTATCTTGTGAAAATATAATAGCTAGCTTTTTCCCTGAATTTAGCAAAAATTATTCAGACAATTTAAAACTTATTGAAGGCAATAATTTGAAATATGAAATAATAGGAAATGCCTTAGGAGATATTCTAAAGATAATTAGTTCTTATAAAAAAATACTGTTAGTATTTGAGGATATTCAATGGTTGGATTCAATGAGCCTATCTCTTTTAAATAGTATACTCTTAAGCGAATCTAAAAATATAATCTTAATTTCTACTTGTAGAAATGAATATAATGAAGAACTAGATAAATTCATAACTTCTATGAACAGATATAATAAATTAAATACACTTAAATTAGAAAGACTCAATCATATAGAAACAGAAGATTTTATAAAAAAAGCACTACCTAACTACAATTTGTCTAAAAAAATGACAAATAAAATATACAGTGAAACAGAAGGGAATCTATTCTTTTTAACTGAATACATGAATATAATAAAATCCAATGGAAATATAAATTTAATGTCCTCTAAAATGCAAGATATATTAAGAAGCAGATATTTAGATGTTTCTGAGGACGGTAGAAAGATTTTAAACATATGTTCAATGTTTTTTGATGAAGTACCCCTTGACATACTAGCCAGCATTATTGGCAAAGATGAACTGGAAATAATTGATGTGGTTGAAGAACTGGAAAACAAATTTATACTTAAGGAAATACTAAATGACAATAATATAAGCTTAAAATTTACCCACCAAAAGTTTAGAGAGTTCATATACTCAAACCAATCCATGGCCAGGAAAAAGATCTTACATAATAAAATAGGTGAACTTTTGGAGAAAAACATTATTAATGATAAAAATGATTTAAATACTTATTATAAATTAATATATCATTTTTCAAATTCCAATAATCATGTTAAAGAACTTAAATACAGTATGAAAAATTTGAACATATATCTTAGTTTCAGCCATGAACTCTTTCCTGTACTTCATTATGGTGAAAATAAGTACAGCAATTTGTACTTTAATGATGAAAAAACTTTGAAAAGTTTAGAGAAAGTGGAAAAACTCTTAGCTAAAGTTGAAAATCAAAGTAGATCCAAGGAAACTGTAGATTTAGAAATAACATTCTTACTTATGAAAGGCAGATACTTAATTAAAATAGGAGAGTACGAAAACGGGACTTCCATAATAAAAAATATGATAGATAAAGCTCTTAACATAGACGCTCTTAGTTACGCCATTGAAGGTTATAAACAAATGATTTATTATTGTATTCAAACTTATAACGTAGAAAACATGATTATGTACATAAACCTAGCACTTTCCATTGCCAAAGAACAAAACTATGAAGATGAAAAAGCCATACTATTAAAATTAAAAGCTCTTTATAATAATATGTGTGGTAATTATAAGGAAGCAGAAAAACTGTTAAATGAAGCAATACATATATTTACTAGAGATGCAATAACATCGGACAAATATGTACTTAACATAGCTGCTTGTTACAATTACATAGGTGAAATTAGGAGACACTCCCTAGAATTTTCTAAAGCTATCTGCTACTACGATAAGGCCATTAAAATATGTGACGGTAAAGGTGTTATGTCCAGCACTGCTATATTTAATATAAATGCAGGTGAAACAGCCTTTGACATGGGAAATTATGCTGCCGCAAATGAGTACTTTAAAAGGTCTCTTAATATATACAATCATTTTGATTTAGTTTGGGGACGTTCTATAGCTGAGGCTTTTATGGCTTTACTAAAAATAAATGAGAAAAACTACATTAAAGCTTTAAGCTACTTAAAGGATGCCCATACTCACTCTGAGATGTTAAAGAGTCCCCATGAAATAGGACTAGTTTACCGGGTAAAAGCCGAAATAAGTACACAACTTAGAGAAAACAAGGAACTAAATACTATATTTAAAGAATATCTCCCTGAAAATACAAAAAAATATTGCAATATAGGCATTGACTATTTAAAAAAGTCTCTAGATAACTATGAAATTGATGTACTTATAAAATTAAAGGATAAAATTTAA
- the ftcD gene encoding glutamate formimidoyltransferase, whose product MSKLVECVPNFSEGRNKEVIESIVDEVRKTEGVKLLDYSSDKDHNRSVVTFLGGPEEVEEAAFKLIKKAAELIDMRNHQGAHPRMGATDVVPFIPIKDVTTEECVEISKKLGKRVGEELKIPVYLYEDAATSEERRNLAAIRKGQYEGFFEKIKQPEWKPDFGPCEMNVKSGATVIGARFPLIAYNVNLGTDNIEIANAIAKKIRYIGGGLRYVKAVGVKVTERNIVQVSMNLVNYEKTPIYTAQEMVRMEAKRYGVPIVGSEVIGLVPMKALLDCAEYYLQIENFSVDQVLESRLSE is encoded by the coding sequence ATGTCAAAATTGGTAGAGTGTGTCCCAAACTTTAGTGAAGGAAGAAATAAAGAGGTAATAGAAAGCATTGTAGATGAAGTTAGAAAAACTGAAGGTGTTAAACTTTTAGATTATTCATCAGATAAAGACCATAATAGATCTGTAGTAACTTTCTTGGGCGGACCAGAAGAAGTAGAAGAAGCCGCATTTAAGCTTATAAAAAAAGCTGCTGAGCTTATTGATATGAGAAATCATCAAGGTGCCCATCCTAGAATGGGAGCTACTGATGTAGTTCCATTTATACCTATTAAAGATGTCACTACAGAAGAATGTGTTGAAATTTCTAAAAAGCTTGGAAAAAGAGTAGGAGAAGAATTGAAAATTCCAGTTTACTTATACGAAGATGCAGCTACATCTGAAGAAAGAAGAAATTTAGCTGCTATTAGGAAAGGACAATATGAGGGATTTTTTGAAAAAATAAAACAACCTGAATGGAAACCAGATTTTGGACCTTGTGAGATGAATGTAAAAAGCGGAGCTACAGTTATAGGAGCTAGATTTCCACTTATAGCATATAATGTGAACTTAGGTACAGATAATATAGAAATAGCTAATGCTATTGCTAAAAAAATAAGATACATAGGTGGAGGATTAAGATATGTTAAGGCTGTAGGAGTAAAGGTAACTGAAAGAAATATAGTTCAGGTATCTATGAACTTAGTAAACTATGAAAAGACTCCTATATATACTGCACAGGAAATGGTTAGAATGGAAGCTAAAAGATATGGAGTACCTATAGTAGGAAGTGAAGTTATAGGTTTAGTTCCTATGAAAGCTTTGTTAGATTGTGCAGAATATTACCTTCAAATAGAAAACTTTAGTGTAGATCAAGTACTTGAATCCAGACTAAGTGAATAA
- a CDS encoding aspartate aminotransferase family protein, with protein MNYLDYAKEYLMNTYNHLPVVFTHGEGCKVYDTSDKEYLDFTSGIGVMSLGYGNENWIKAVEKQLEKIPHTSNIFLNIPVLELAKKFTELSKMSKVFFCNSGAEANEGAIKLARKYSFDKYGKGRSTIITLNKSFHGRTITTLEATGQEKFHNYFYPFTEGFKYTDVDVKSLEDTIDSTCCAIMIEAVQGEGGVNPLSKEFVNKVFEIAAKRDILVICDEVQCGIGRTGKMYGFNNYDVHPDIVSTAKALGGGLPMGAVLCNDKLKDTFKYGDHGSTFGGNPVCTAGAIEVLNTISKEGFLDKVSEKGQFIKKYFKNKPSKNVVEVRGIGLMIGVEIKGESSKVQKKVLEKGLLVLTAGPNVIRLLPPLVISEEELEKGLNILYEVIENM; from the coding sequence ATGAATTATTTAGACTATGCAAAGGAATATCTTATGAATACCTATAATCATCTTCCTGTAGTATTTACTCATGGAGAAGGATGTAAGGTGTATGATACTTCAGATAAGGAATATTTGGATTTTACATCAGGTATTGGAGTAATGTCACTAGGCTATGGAAACGAAAATTGGATAAAGGCTGTAGAGAAACAGCTTGAGAAAATACCACATACTTCTAATATATTTTTAAATATTCCAGTACTTGAACTTGCCAAGAAGTTTACAGAACTTTCAAAAATGAGCAAGGTGTTTTTCTGTAATTCAGGAGCAGAAGCCAATGAAGGAGCTATAAAACTTGCGAGAAAATATAGCTTTGATAAATATGGAAAAGGTAGATCTACTATAATTACATTGAATAAGAGCTTCCATGGTAGAACTATAACTACACTGGAAGCAACTGGGCAAGAAAAATTTCATAACTATTTTTATCCCTTTACAGAAGGATTTAAGTATACTGATGTTGATGTTAAATCACTAGAAGATACTATTGATTCTACTTGCTGTGCTATTATGATAGAAGCTGTTCAAGGTGAAGGCGGAGTAAATCCTCTAAGTAAGGAATTTGTAAACAAAGTATTTGAAATAGCTGCAAAGAGAGATATTTTAGTTATATGTGATGAAGTACAGTGTGGTATAGGCAGAACTGGAAAGATGTATGGTTTTAATAATTATGATGTACATCCTGATATTGTATCTACAGCAAAAGCTCTTGGAGGAGGTCTTCCTATGGGTGCTGTACTCTGCAATGACAAACTAAAGGATACCTTTAAATATGGGGATCATGGATCTACATTTGGAGGAAATCCAGTTTGTACAGCAGGGGCTATAGAAGTTTTAAATACAATTAGCAAAGAAGGTTTCTTGGATAAAGTAAGTGAGAAAGGACAATTTATTAAGAAATACTTTAAAAATAAACCTTCTAAAAATGTAGTAGAAGTACGAGGAATAGGGCTAATGATTGGAGTAGAAATTAAAGGAGAATCTTCAAAGGTACAGAAAAAGGTACTGGAAAAAGGACTTCTTGTTTTAACTGCAGGACCAAATGTAATAAGGCTGCTTCCTCCACTTGTGATCTCGGAAGAAGAATTGGAAAAAGGACTTAATATACTTTATGAAGTTATAGAAAATATGTAA
- the argJ gene encoding bifunctional glutamate N-acetyltransferase/amino-acid acetyltransferase ArgJ codes for MNFEIIEGGVTSPKGFVSAGISCGIKKRNSKDLALIKSISPCNSAGVYTKNIVKGAPLIITKKHLENKKAQAVIANSGNANTCTGEEGLKNAEEMCECAARELKIEKEDVLVASTGIIGVKLDIEAIKNAVPDLVKKLDKDGYKDASKAIMTTDTFQKTIAIKLELGGKIVTIGVMAKGSGMIHPNMGTMLSFITTDVNIDPDLLDKALKESVRISYNRVSVDGDTSTNDMVVILANGLAENPFINEENEDYRLFLEALKKLNVEVAKMIAKDGEGATKLIECKTLNVSSEEKGEILGKSVICSNLVKTALFGCNANWGRILDAIGYSGVEFDINKIQVTMESKKGSVLVFEKGEPVPFSVKEATDILAEDVIDIIINFNSGNYNVCCWGCDLTYDYVKINGEYMS; via the coding sequence ATGAACTTTGAAATTATAGAAGGAGGGGTTACTTCTCCAAAAGGATTTGTATCTGCAGGGATTAGCTGTGGTATTAAAAAAAGAAATTCAAAGGACTTGGCTCTTATAAAATCAATTAGTCCTTGTAATTCAGCAGGTGTCTACACAAAGAATATAGTTAAAGGAGCCCCACTTATAATTACTAAAAAGCACCTGGAAAATAAAAAAGCTCAAGCTGTGATTGCAAATAGTGGAAATGCCAACACTTGTACTGGTGAAGAAGGGTTAAAAAATGCAGAAGAGATGTGTGAATGTGCAGCAAGAGAACTTAAGATTGAAAAAGAAGATGTACTTGTAGCATCTACTGGCATTATAGGGGTTAAATTAGACATTGAAGCTATAAAAAATGCAGTACCGGATTTGGTTAAAAAACTAGATAAAGATGGATATAAAGATGCATCCAAAGCTATAATGACTACAGATACTTTTCAAAAAACTATAGCCATAAAATTAGAACTTGGAGGAAAGATAGTAACTATTGGTGTTATGGCTAAAGGATCAGGAATGATACATCCTAATATGGGAACTATGCTTTCTTTTATAACTACAGACGTAAATATAGATCCAGATCTTCTAGACAAGGCTTTGAAAGAAAGTGTACGAATAAGTTATAACAGGGTTTCAGTAGATGGAGATACTTCAACCAACGATATGGTTGTTATACTGGCAAATGGATTGGCTGAAAATCCATTTATAAATGAAGAAAATGAGGATTACAGATTATTTTTAGAGGCACTTAAAAAATTAAATGTTGAAGTGGCCAAAATGATTGCAAAAGATGGAGAAGGTGCTACTAAATTAATAGAATGTAAAACACTAAATGTTTCTAGTGAAGAAAAAGGTGAGATACTTGGTAAATCTGTAATTTGCTCTAATTTAGTAAAAACAGCTTTATTTGGATGCAATGCAAATTGGGGCAGAATACTTGATGCCATAGGATATTCAGGAGTTGAATTTGATATAAACAAGATTCAGGTAACAATGGAAAGTAAAAAAGGAAGCGTATTAGTATTTGAAAAAGGAGAACCTGTTCCATTTTCAGTGAAAGAAGCAACTGATATATTAGCAGAAGATGTAATAGATATAATTATAAACTTTAATTCAGGTAATTATAATGTATGCTGTTGGGGATGCGATCTAACCTATGATTATGTAAAAATTAATGGAGAATATATGTCTTAA
- the argC gene encoding N-acetyl-gamma-glutamyl-phosphate reductase gives MVQVGIIGGTGYVGAELLRLLSNHNKVKISSVSSTSYSGKTISSIYPNFYEINEIVYENEDEVIEKSDLIFLGLPSGLSESIVEKAVKKNKICIDMGADFRFKSETAYKKWYKKDFEIMDLHKKSVYGLPELNRKYIKEAKIIGNPGCYATSVELALLPLISGGFIEEKGIIADCKSGVTGSGRSLNESSHFVNCNESFSAYKVANHRHTPEIEENLSSVSKKDVKLTFIPHLIPINRGILSTVYTTPKDKIDMEKLHEDYCEFYKAEPFVKVLPLGEVAKINNVRLSNYCHISLHYDEENNKLIMISCLDNMVKGSAGQGIQNMNIVLGFDEKEGLNAVPAIF, from the coding sequence TTGGTACAAGTAGGAATTATTGGAGGAACTGGCTATGTAGGTGCAGAGTTATTAAGACTTTTATCAAATCATAATAAAGTGAAAATATCTTCTGTATCTTCTACCAGTTATAGTGGAAAAACTATTTCTAGTATATATCCCAATTTTTATGAAATAAATGAAATTGTATATGAAAATGAAGATGAAGTTATAGAAAAAAGTGACCTTATTTTTTTAGGCCTTCCAAGCGGATTAAGTGAAAGCATTGTGGAAAAGGCAGTGAAAAAAAATAAAATATGCATAGATATGGGAGCGGATTTTAGATTTAAAAGTGAAACTGCATATAAAAAATGGTATAAAAAAGATTTTGAAATAATGGATTTACACAAGAAGTCCGTATATGGGCTTCCTGAGTTAAATAGAAAATATATAAAAGAAGCAAAAATTATAGGTAATCCAGGGTGCTATGCTACATCTGTTGAACTTGCTCTTCTTCCACTTATTTCAGGGGGCTTCATAGAGGAAAAAGGAATAATTGCAGATTGTAAATCAGGGGTAACAGGTTCAGGAAGATCGTTAAATGAAAGCAGCCATTTTGTAAATTGCAATGAAAGTTTTAGTGCTTATAAAGTAGCAAATCATAGACATACTCCTGAAATAGAAGAAAACTTAAGCAGTGTGTCAAAAAAAGATGTTAAATTAACTTTTATCCCGCATTTAATTCCTATAAACAGGGGAATATTATCTACAGTATATACAACTCCTAAGGATAAAATAGATATGGAAAAACTACATGAAGATTACTGTGAATTTTATAAGGCAGAGCCCTTTGTAAAAGTACTTCCTCTAGGAGAAGTAGCAAAAATAAATAATGTTAGGCTATCGAATTATTGTCATATTTCTCTTCACTATGATGAAGAAAACAATAAACTTATAATGATATCGTGTTTGGACAATATGGTAAAGGGTTCTGCAGGACAGGGAATTCAAAATATGAATATTGTACTGGGGTTTGACGAAAAAGAAGGACTTAATGCTGTTCCAGCCATTTTTTAA